Proteins encoded in a region of the Hippopotamus amphibius kiboko isolate mHipAmp2 chromosome 11, mHipAmp2.hap2, whole genome shotgun sequence genome:
- the LOC130830849 gene encoding ubiquitin D-like, protein MEESRVGNCLLAFVVQVNVHSQQWELMTFTAQSDDRVKKINEHVRSKIKVPVQDQVLQLGSKTLKPQRTLSSYGIDRETTIHLTLKVVKPSDEKLTLELVESGDEGQRYRLQVRRSSSVAQVKKMIETKTAIPRKKQVVTCNGKKLEDGKIMADYGIKKGHLLFLTYPCIGG, encoded by the exons ATGGAGGAGAGCCGAGTGG GCAACTGTCTCTTGGCCTTTGTTGTCCAGGTGAATGTCCATTCTCAACAATGGGAGTTAATGACCTTCACTGCCCAGTCAGATGACAGAGTGAAGAAGATCAATGAACATGTCCGGTCTAAGATCAAGGTTCCTGTGCAGGACCAGGTCCTCCAGCTGGGCTCGAAGACCCTGAAGCCCCAGAGGACACTGTCATCCTATGGGATTGACAGGGAGACGACCATCCATCTCACCCTGAAGGTGGTGAAGCCCAGTGATGAGAAGCTGACCTTGGAATTGGTGGAGTCCGGTGATGAGGGGCAGAGGTACCGCCTCCAGGTACGAAGGTCCAGCTCAGTGGCCCAGGTGAAAAAGATGATCGAGACAAAGACTGCCATACCCCGCAAGAAGCAGGTTGTGACTTGCAATGGAAAGAAACTGGAAGATGGGAAGATCATGGCGGACTATGGCATCAAGAAGGGCCACTTACTCTTCCTGACATACCCCTGCATTGGGGGGTGA